A window from Acropora palmata chromosome 14, jaAcrPala1.3, whole genome shotgun sequence encodes these proteins:
- the LOC141866940 gene encoding translation initiation factor eIF2B subunit gamma-like, with product MKFQAVIMAAGIGSRMSPLTDKIPKALLPVGNLPMIWYPINLLEKAGFEEIIIIVLDSALTQFHQILPNVCNQKLKLDFITIPDDEDMGTADALRHIRDKIEKDVFVVSCDLVTDVALHHLADVHRSHDASLSVLLAPVPQTSADREVVATGQLDFISIDSRENRILYFSNEADLDETLVIRKPLLKRYPCINIVKNLMDAHLYIIKKWVVDYLAENKAISSIKGELIPYLVNKQFQKHRKMESSITESPEIKRNFQEPVNSKIDIYDFAKEDDVTMYTRELSSWSGTLTDIDHSSIIRCHAFIMDSGTCLRTNSIPLYMEANRQISKLLPSLTSKEISLIHSSASVKTKSQVGNDCMLDESISIGEKSSIKKSVIGKHTTIGERVKISNSVIMDHVTIKDGCNIQGSIVCTNAYVKENASLKDCQVGDSHTIPEKADLRGEALTAEQMDFE from the exons ATGAAATTTCAAGCAGTTATCATGGCTGCGGGAATTGGTTCCCGTATGTCTCCCTTAACGGACAAAATTCCGAAAGCCTTGTTACCTGTTGGAAATCTACCCATGATCTGGTATCCAATCAATTTGCTCGAGAAAGCGGGGTTTGAAG AGATCATAATCATAGTTCTGGATTCAGCACTTACACAGTTTCATCAGATTTTgccaaatgtttgtaatcaaaaactgaaattagACTTCATTACTATTCCTGATGATGAGGATATGGGAACTGCTGATGCACTAAGGCATATCAGGGATAAAATAGAG AAAGATGTCTTTGTTGTAAGCTGTGATTTAGTGACTGATGTTGCACTTCATCATCTTGCTGATGTTCATCGGAGCCATGATGCAAGCTTAAGTGTTTTGTTGGCCCCTGTTCCCCAGACAAGTGCAGACAGAGAAGTTGTTGCAACAG gtcAGCTTGATTTCATTAGTATTGATTCAAGAGAAAACAGGatattatatttttcaaatgaagctGACCTAGATGAAACCTTAGTTATTAGGAAACCTCTTTTGAAAAG ATATCCTTGTATTAACAtagtgaaaaatttaatgGATGCTCATTTGTATATCATTAAAAAATGGGTTGTGGATTACTTAGCAGAAAACAA agcaaTCAGCTCAATAAAGGGTGAACTCATCCCATATCTGGTGAATAAGCAGTTTCAAAAGCATAGGAAAATGGAAAGTTCAATAACTGAATCACCTGAGATCAAACGCAATTTTCAAGAACCAGTTAACAGCAAAATAG ATATTTATGACTTTGCAAAAGAGGATGATGTCACAATGTACACAAGAGAACTTTCTTCATGGAGTGGTACACTGACAGATATTGATCACAGCAGCATTATCAGGTGCCATGCATTCATCATGGATAGTGGTACTTGTCTTCGAACGAACAGTATTCCACTTTATATGGAAGCAAACAGACAG atatCGAAACTTCTTCCTTCCTTGACTTCCAAAGAGATTTCCTTGATCCACTCCTCTGCGTCTGTTAAAACCAAGTCACAG GTTGGAAATGACTGCATGCTGGATGAGAGTATATCCATTGGTGAAAAAAGTTCAATTAAGAAATCTGTCATTGGTAAACATACCACAATTGGGGAAAGAGTGAAAATCAGCAACTCAGTTATCATGGATCACGTAACAATCAAAGATGG ATGCAACATCCAGGGAAGCATTGTCTGCACAAATGCATATGTCAAAGAGAATGCAAGTCTGAAAGACTGCCAAGTGGGAGACTCCCATACAATCCCAGAGAAAG CTGACCTTAGGGGAGAAGCTCTTACTGCAGAACAAATGGATTTTGAATGA
- the LOC141866192 gene encoding uncharacterized protein LOC141866192 isoform X2, with the protein MVYTKTLCFRREVNDWELLDTYFIRKRCVFDERRTTGIEAMNRNIEFIPADPAELSQWLKKSKKLRSDTCDILKANKVEGKTLIRLTRSDLTDLIPGDFLARKELWDLVEYLTQCSPPALVRKECSKSPSTLSVDSDQSDRSFGFDIDTPRPLTPIFPKSESHKWASFTFPLPPGLKSHKEVPDNLRKQIIRDAYTCMRAQAQNDKINSQDFTIVAKQICKAVPQLKDHPPPGNRCSLGDFEYWGTVRYLLRKHHTNLKRPVDNDCKEEMERKKKCVDSLRPTPADIANHHKQIMIELRKVDVNVDAVRKLQKLSFLQRADDISNIHGTDALTKILKNYPFLQLEEQLLYELELHVQRILGKEVRFEDIKENWKKLMPTLCKAETTKDDMPALAMSQISDYFEKCPPLLTFVDKVSGDIDEFIKKETTSNSPTLLAFDLVDEKQSEKDSSQLFLVIDKSVFLEVTDETNIDYSKGLYLLLAVYYALNLQYDTKQKLLFQFLEEYVLEVKPLRRTFKYRQICNKIFQQVDDVTA; encoded by the exons ATGGTTTATACGAAGACGCTGTGCTTTCGACGTGAGGTTAACGACTGGGAATTACTTGATACATACTTTATACGAAAACGCTGTGTTTTCGACGAGAGGCGAACGACTGGCATTGAAGCGATGAACCGCAATATAGAATTTATTCCTGCTGACCCTGCCGAATTGTCGCAATGGCTCAAAAAGAGCAAGAAGCTTCGCTCCGACACATGTGATATATTAAAAG CAAACAAGGTGGAAGGAAAAACTTTAATCCGACTCACAAGGTCTGATCTCACTGACCTCATACCAGGAGATTTTCTTGCTCGTAAGGAGCTATGGGATCTTGTTGAATACTTG ACACAGTGTAGCCCACCAGCCCTGGTAAGGAAGGAATGTTCTAAATCCCCATCAACATTGTCTGTTGACTCAGACCAGAGTGACAGGAGCTTTGGCTTTGACATTGACACACCCAGGCCTTTAACACCCATATTCCCTAAGAGCGAGTCTCATAAATGGGCCTCCTTCACATTTCCATTGCCACCAGGATTAAAGAGTCATAAAGAAGTGCCAGACAACTTACGAAAACAAATTATCAGGGATGCCTACACTTGCATGAGGGCCCAGgcacaaaatgataaaatcaaTAGTCAGGACTTCACAATTGTTGCCAAACAGATTTGCAAAGCAGTTCCACAGCTGAAAGATCACCCTCCTCCAGGCAACAGATGTAGTTTGGGGGATTTTGAATATTGG GGAACTGTCCGTTACCTCTTGAGAAAGCATCACACCAATCTTAAAAGACCAGTCGATAATGATTGCAAAGAAgagatggaaagaaagaaaaagtgtgTTGATTCTTTGAGGCCGACCCCTGCAGACATTGCCAATCATCATAAACAGATAATGATTGAACTGCGTAAGGTGGATGTTAACGTTGATGCTGTGAGAAAGTTGCAGAAGCTTTCATTTCTGCAGAGGGCTGATGATATCAGCAACATTCATGGAACAGATGCATTgaccaaaattttgaaaaattacccATTCCTTCAGTTAGAAGAACAG TTGCTGTATGAGCTGGAATTACATGTGCAAAGAATCCTGGGAAAAGAGGTCAGATTTGAAGACATAAAGGAAAACTGGAAGAAGCTGATGCCCACCTTATGCAAGGCTGAGACTACTAAGG atgatatgCCAGCTTTAGCAATGTCACAAATATCAGACTACTTTGAAAAGTGCCCCCCACTACTGACTTTCGTTGACAAG GTTAGTGGTGACATTGATGAATTcatcaagaaagaaactaCAAGCAATTCACCCACACTTCTGGCATTTGATCTTGTGGATGAAAAGCAGAGTGAAAAAGACTCAAGCCAACTCTTCCTTGTCATAGATAAGAGTGTGTTTTTAGAAGTAACTGATGAAACCAACATTGACTATAGCAAAGGGCTTTATTTGTTGCTTGCTGTGTATTATGCCTTGAACTTACAATATGATACTAAGCAAAAGttactttttcagtttcttgaaGAATATGTCTTGGAGGTAAAACCATTAAGGAGAACTTTTAAGTATAGACAAATTTGCAATAAGATCTTTCAACAAGTGGATGATGTAACAGCTTAA
- the LOC141866192 gene encoding uncharacterized protein LOC141866192 isoform X1: MVYTKTLCFRREVNDWELLDTYFIRKRCVFDERRTTGIEAMNRNIEFIPADPAELSQWLKKSKKLRSDTCDILKANKVEGKTLIRLTRSDLTDLIPGDFLARKELWDLVEYLQNSSFKIVEKQDELAIEEDNEFDFRRTQCSPPALVRKECSKSPSTLSVDSDQSDRSFGFDIDTPRPLTPIFPKSESHKWASFTFPLPPGLKSHKEVPDNLRKQIIRDAYTCMRAQAQNDKINSQDFTIVAKQICKAVPQLKDHPPPGNRCSLGDFEYWGTVRYLLRKHHTNLKRPVDNDCKEEMERKKKCVDSLRPTPADIANHHKQIMIELRKVDVNVDAVRKLQKLSFLQRADDISNIHGTDALTKILKNYPFLQLEEQLLYELELHVQRILGKEVRFEDIKENWKKLMPTLCKAETTKDDMPALAMSQISDYFEKCPPLLTFVDKVSGDIDEFIKKETTSNSPTLLAFDLVDEKQSEKDSSQLFLVIDKSVFLEVTDETNIDYSKGLYLLLAVYYALNLQYDTKQKLLFQFLEEYVLEVKPLRRTFKYRQICNKIFQQVDDVTA, from the exons ATGGTTTATACGAAGACGCTGTGCTTTCGACGTGAGGTTAACGACTGGGAATTACTTGATACATACTTTATACGAAAACGCTGTGTTTTCGACGAGAGGCGAACGACTGGCATTGAAGCGATGAACCGCAATATAGAATTTATTCCTGCTGACCCTGCCGAATTGTCGCAATGGCTCAAAAAGAGCAAGAAGCTTCGCTCCGACACATGTGATATATTAAAAG CAAACAAGGTGGAAGGAAAAACTTTAATCCGACTCACAAGGTCTGATCTCACTGACCTCATACCAGGAGATTTTCTTGCTCGTAAGGAGCTATGGGATCTTGTTGAATACTTG CAGAACTCATCCTTCAAAATAGTGGAGAAGCAAGATGAGTTGGCCATCGAAGAAGACAATGAGTTTGATTTCAGAAGA ACACAGTGTAGCCCACCAGCCCTGGTAAGGAAGGAATGTTCTAAATCCCCATCAACATTGTCTGTTGACTCAGACCAGAGTGACAGGAGCTTTGGCTTTGACATTGACACACCCAGGCCTTTAACACCCATATTCCCTAAGAGCGAGTCTCATAAATGGGCCTCCTTCACATTTCCATTGCCACCAGGATTAAAGAGTCATAAAGAAGTGCCAGACAACTTACGAAAACAAATTATCAGGGATGCCTACACTTGCATGAGGGCCCAGgcacaaaatgataaaatcaaTAGTCAGGACTTCACAATTGTTGCCAAACAGATTTGCAAAGCAGTTCCACAGCTGAAAGATCACCCTCCTCCAGGCAACAGATGTAGTTTGGGGGATTTTGAATATTGG GGAACTGTCCGTTACCTCTTGAGAAAGCATCACACCAATCTTAAAAGACCAGTCGATAATGATTGCAAAGAAgagatggaaagaaagaaaaagtgtgTTGATTCTTTGAGGCCGACCCCTGCAGACATTGCCAATCATCATAAACAGATAATGATTGAACTGCGTAAGGTGGATGTTAACGTTGATGCTGTGAGAAAGTTGCAGAAGCTTTCATTTCTGCAGAGGGCTGATGATATCAGCAACATTCATGGAACAGATGCATTgaccaaaattttgaaaaattacccATTCCTTCAGTTAGAAGAACAG TTGCTGTATGAGCTGGAATTACATGTGCAAAGAATCCTGGGAAAAGAGGTCAGATTTGAAGACATAAAGGAAAACTGGAAGAAGCTGATGCCCACCTTATGCAAGGCTGAGACTACTAAGG atgatatgCCAGCTTTAGCAATGTCACAAATATCAGACTACTTTGAAAAGTGCCCCCCACTACTGACTTTCGTTGACAAG GTTAGTGGTGACATTGATGAATTcatcaagaaagaaactaCAAGCAATTCACCCACACTTCTGGCATTTGATCTTGTGGATGAAAAGCAGAGTGAAAAAGACTCAAGCCAACTCTTCCTTGTCATAGATAAGAGTGTGTTTTTAGAAGTAACTGATGAAACCAACATTGACTATAGCAAAGGGCTTTATTTGTTGCTTGCTGTGTATTATGCCTTGAACTTACAATATGATACTAAGCAAAAGttactttttcagtttcttgaaGAATATGTCTTGGAGGTAAAACCATTAAGGAGAACTTTTAAGTATAGACAAATTTGCAATAAGATCTTTCAACAAGTGGATGATGTAACAGCTTAA
- the LOC141866191 gene encoding uncharacterized protein LOC141866191 — translation MDDNDAVESLPDVASKFLLKIQHENTLNSKTVRNIACCTSELMSATLKQLKRGIEKCLNASDTAIDEIQGLQDVFAESDDLCKVTKTLTSKSLEKHWNEGVPYVEPVKKVLGKHRKVCKRNNKKRIVEVEDTFYYIPILLSLQQQLSSPRLLLMIMTAEAQLHQGNNAIFTDFCDGTLFKKHPMFSSDEKALQLLLYYDDVSVCNPLTNKPHKLCLFYYQLANIVPIYRSKLRSIKLFAVCSYKTFKRYKEKAMQEILEPLVSDVQLLGRDDGYTFTTSLGQVKLRGAVLAFLADTPASHASAGFKEGVGGARRKCRHCMATFDSMQEYFEEELFELRDKDTHEEHLCSIENAPSQYLRQYFSKEYGINQRSVLCKLPYFDITKQLPQDIMHIFLEGILEYEIKLCLNYLIKDQQVITLDKLNYEIKHFPLGYTDEKNRPILIKESDLDMKSSSNLGQTASRMWLLSQMLPFGLENCINVLCPQWNSFMTLQEIMSIVFCSEISQASILYLKSTVKRYLSNFKATYNHMNIIPKQHYLVHLPTQMLNFGPLIRCWCMRFEGKHAYFKDLAKKIRNFKNLPYSLATRNQQMESANFIQIGDNQPDMHPWSKEDIRFGNYTVLRGDHAVDAESYISRFYDIHLDFHVQSIFQCNQIEIYGTKYKPGLNNFLLFSLDDAGFPLFGCLKKIWFIEDNGCYFVMEVFNTINFNENLNAFKIEAQELASGYEIASHSQLKDHRVYHSYRRSNERFVVTRANVLACE, via the exons ATGGATGATAATGATGCAGTGGAATCACTTCCAGATGTCGCTTCGAAGTTTCTTCTAAAAATACAGCACGAAAATACATTGAATTCAAAAACAGTACGTAACATAGCCTGTTGTACTTCTGAACTTATGTCAGCAACACTAAAGCAGCTGAAAAGGggtattgaaaaatgtttgaatgCTTCAGATACAGCAATAGATGAAATTCAGGGTTTACAGGATGTTTTTGCAGAATCAGATGACCTGTGCAAAGTGACCAAGACATTAACCTCCAAAAGCCTTGAAAAACATTGGAATGAAGGTGTTCCCTATGTG GAACCTGTAAAGAAAGTTTTGGGGAAGCACAGGAAAGTATGTAAAAGGAATAACAAGAAGAGGATAGTAGAAGTTGAAGACACCTTTTACTATATACCAATTCTACTTAGCTTGCAGCAACAACTGTCATCTCCAAGATTACTTCTAATGATCATGACTGCCGAGGCACAATTACACCAAGGCAATAATGCAATATTCACCGACTTTTGTGATGGAACATTGTTCAAGAAACATCCCATGTTTTCCAGTGATGAGAAGGCTCTTCAATTGTTGTTGTACTATGATGACGTTAGTGTCTGTAATCCGCTAACCAACAAACCCCACAAATTGTGTCTTTTCTATTATCAGCTTGCAAACATTGTTCCAATTTACCGGTCAAAATTGAGGTCAATCAAGTTATTTGCTGTGTGTTCATACAAAACCTTTAAGAGATACAAGGAAAAAGCAATGCAAGAGATATTAGAACCACTTGTTTCTGACGTACAGCTCTTAGGCAGAGATGATGGTTATACCTTCACAACAAGCCTAGGTCAGGTTAAACTGAGAGGAGCAGTTTTAGCCTTTCTGGCAGACACTCCAGCTAGTCATGCCTCTGCTGGTTTTAAGGAAGGTGTTGGGGGCGCAAGGCGAAAATGTAGGCACTGCATGGCTACTTTTGATTCCATGCAGGAGTACTTTGAGGAAGAATTGTTTGAACTAAGGGACAAAGATACCCATGAAGAGCATTTGTGCAGTATTGAAAATGCACCAAGTCAGTACCTTAGGCAGTATTTTTCTAAAGAGTATGGCATTAACCAGCGCTCAGTACTTTGTAAACTGCCATACTTTGATATCACGAAACAACTTCCCCAAGATATAATGCATATCTTTTTAGAGGGTATTCTTGAATATGAGATAAAACTTTGCCTTAATTATTTGATCAAAGACCAGCAGGTGATCACACTTGATAAGCTGAACTATGAAATAAAGCATTTCCCTCTGGGTTACACAGATGAGAAAAATAGgccaattttgataaaagagAGTGATCTTGATATGAAGAGTTCCTCAAACCTAGGTCAAACAGCCAGTAGAATGTGGCTTTTGTCACAAATGTTGCCTTTTGGGTTAGAAAACTGCATAAATGTGTTGTGTCCTCAATGGAATTCCTTTATGACACTTCAAGAGATAATGAGCATTGTCTTCTGCAGCGAAATTTCCCAAGCAAGTATTCTCTATTTGAAGAGTACCGtaaagagatatttaagtAATTTCAAGGCCACATATAATCATATGAATATCATCCCTAAGCAGCATTATCTTGTTCACTTGCCAACACAGATGCTTAACTTTGGTCCCTTGATTAGATGTTGGTGCATGAgatttgaaggaaaacatGCTTATTTCAAAGATCTGGCTAAGAAAatcagaaattttaaaaatcttccCTATTCACTAGCAACCAGAAACCAACAAATGGAGTCTGCAAACTTTATACAGATAGGTGATAACCAGCCAGACATGCATCCATGGTCTAAAGAGGACATCCGATTTGGAAACTACACAGTGCTTCGTGGCGATCATGCAGTTGATGCAGAGAGTTACATATCACGGTTCTATGACATTCATCTAGATTTTCAtgttcaatcaatttttcagtGCAACCAGATTGAAATATATGGGACAAAATATAAACCAGGCCTCaacaatttccttttattttcccTTGATGATGCAGGTTTTCCACTATTTGgttgcttgaaaaaaatttggttcATTGAAGATAATGGCTGTTACTTTGTGATGGaggtttttaataccataaacttcaatgaaaatttaaatgcaTTCAAGATTGAAGCTCAAGAACTTGCCAGTGGCTATGAAATAGCGAGTCACTCACAGTTAAAAGATCATCGTGTATATCACTCTTATAGACGTTCAAATGAACGGTTTGTTGTTACCAGGGCAAATGTTCTTGCATGTGAGTGA